The Rhizobium sp. ZPR4 DNA segment CGATCCGCGATGTCGTGAAGACGGTGGAGTATTGCAACGGCCTGCCCATCCATCCGCGCCACCCTTACGGGGGCGAACTCGTGTATACGGCCTTTTCCGGTTCGCATCAGGATGCCATCCGCAAGGGATTTGCCGCGCATAAGCGACGCAATGACGGTGTCTGGGAAATGCCTTACCTGCCGGTCGATCCCGCCGATATCGGCGAGAGCTACGAGGCCGTCATCCGCGTCAACAGCCAGTCGGGCAAGGGTGGTGTCGTCTGGGTGATCGAGCAGGACAGGGGCCTGAAGCTGCCGCGCGCCATGCAGGTCGATTTCAGCAAACGGGTGCAGCTCCTTGCCGATGAAACCAAGCGCGAACTGACGGCCGGGGATATCTGGAAGGTCTTCGTCCACGCCTATCACGTCGATGATGGTAAGTTCTTCGCGCTGGTCGATTACGAAGGCGGCTTCCGCAGGAGTGCGGGTGCGGAGCGCATTTTCACCGGCCGGATTCGCCATGGCAACCAGGATGTTGCCGTCAGCGGCCGCGGCAACGGGCTCGTCTCGGCAGTGCATGCTGCGATTGCCGAAGCCTTCGGGGTGGAGCTGAGCGTCATGGACTATCAGGAGCATGCACTGCGTCGCGGCAGCGATGCAAAAGCGGCCGCCTATCTGCAATGCGTCCGACCGGACGGATCGCAGGTCTTCGGTGTCGGTATCGATGACGACGTTGCAACCGCAACCGTCAAGGCGGTCTTAAGCGCCGCAAGTGCGGCTGGCTGACGATCGTGCGTTCCGCTCGTGCTATCGGCCGCAAATCGGCCGGTAGCTGCTGGCTTGAGGCGGGGAAGCCGGATCGGATCATTCGATTGGCTGTAGCCAGCCTCGATAATGGACGACGAGGCCGATGAACGGCAGGGCGATCGGTACGTCGAACTGGAAGCGATCATCCTCCGCCCATTCAAGGGCGACGCTTCGGGGCGCCAGAAAGAGCGGCAGCGGAATGCGCAGGAACGACCAGTGCCGCATCTCCATGCTGAGCCCGTTGCCGCGCATGGGAAGAGCAAACGAAAAGCGGAAGGGACCGAAGCGTTCGACGAGGTGGCCATTCTCTTCGTTCAAATGGCTGAGAAAGCGCTGGCCGGAAAAGTCCCGCGTCCATTGTTCGACGCCATCGCATTCCTCAAAGGACACATGCAGCGCGTGCTTCCCGGCTGCGGGAAAGCCGAATACTTTCGCGACCAGCCGGGCAAGGGGTGAGTGCCCGCGGGTGACGACTGCCTCGCCCTTGGCGCCGCCATCGCCGAAGACGTCGTGCATGGCGCGCACAGGATCGGAAAGGTGCGCGAATGCGGAGCCCATGACGCGCTGGTAAAGCGGCGTGTAGGGTGCTTCCGTCCTTTCCTCGCTGATTGCCAGATCGCGAAACAATGTCCGGAAATCCTCCAGCGACAGGAGTCCGCCCGCATGACGGGCACCGGGCGAAAGGTGGCCGTCGCGCAAGGCACGCGCCAGCAGTTGCGCCGGAAGAGTGGGGATTTCCACACCATCGCCATTTTCGGCCATCAGGATCCAGCGGCGGGCTCGCATCGTGCTCTGGCAGATCCCTTTCACTTCGATCGTGAAGGCCGAGCGTGCTGTGCCAAGCCGTGCCGTCACGCCCTGTAGCGGCAGCAGAAAGCGGCTGATCTTTCTGAGCGATGTCAGCCAACCCCAGGCGACCGGCCAGGACAGCAGCCAGAGTGCCAGCGTCTGAAACGCAAACTCGGGTCCGGCCCGGAAGATGACGCTGGGCCGTTCGGCAAAGCCATCAACCAGCAGGTCGTGATCCGGCACGTCGGCAAGCGCCACCAGCCGGCGCAGAGGGCGATGGCCGGAGACCGCATAGGTTTCGCGTTTCAGCATGTGCCAGCCGGTCGAATCCTGCCAGCGCCGGCCGCGCCAGAGCCGCACCGGTTTGCCGACATAACTCAGGATCGCCGATGCGACCGAGGCGCCTGCGGTCGCGCGATTGGAGGCGCTGATTGACATTTCTATCGAACGAACCTCCTCCATGTCCTTGACAAGGTCCGCAACGACGGCGCCGGAGAGTGCCGGCACGCTCGACGCACCCGAGATGACGGTGACGCCGGCAGTCTTTGCCTGTCCGTCAAGCGAGCCGATTGCGCCGGCGAAATCGCGCGCATCGGCAAGATCGATGTAGTGGACGCCGGCCTTTATGCAGGCTCGTGGCACTCTGTCGTCACTATGCTGAAAGGGGCCTGCCGCATCGATGAGCAGAAAGGGCTGATACTTGCCGAGGATCTCCGCGATGTCACCATTTCGATCGGCTTGCAGCGCAATCGCATTTGGCAATCGAGCGGCGAGTACCTTTGCAGCTTCAAGATTGCGTCCGGCGACCAGAACCTCGAAACCGTCGCCGGCAAGGCGCCGCGACAGCCGCGCGCCGAACCCGCCATAGCCACCGAGAACGAGGATTTTTTTCAAAGGATGCGGCTCGCCTGCTCTGGTGTCGGCAGCCAGCATGTTTCCCGCTTGCCGAAGATGCGATAGCGATTGCGCGCAAGCCAGTGATAGATCGGATTGCGCAGCAGACGGGGCACGATGCGCAGCACGGAAATCGCCTTCCAAGGCCAGCCGAGGCCGGCATAGATGGCAAGCACCGCGTCGCTGTCGCGTAGCACGATTGTGCCGTCCACGATGATGAGGCTGTCCGGATCGGCTGGGTCCATGCCGCAGCGGCGATAGAGGTCGATGCCGGTTTCATTCTGCATGGAGGCAAGACGAAAACGGCCAAGATGGTCATGGCGCAGCACGAACTGGGCGTTGGCGGTACACAGGACGCACATGGCGTCGAAGACGATGATCGGCCCTTGATAGTCGCTGATAGTGCTTTTGCTCATGCTGGCGGCGTTGTTTTCCGTAAACCGGTCTGGCCGAAGTTTTGACCGGTTGCATTGCCGCCGTCAATTGCGCGTTTCTATGGGCTGTCATGCCAAACTGATAAAAGACCGAGAGCTTTGCAGGGCAGGGCCAGGCTGCGGATGGATCGAGGGAAGAATGCCGATTAATCTATCGGCTGGCACGCGGCCCGATCCCCAAGATCGGACCGCGCACATCGCTGAAGAATGGCTTAGCGATAACGCCAGCCACCATGCCACCACTCGCGATGCACCCAATAGCGACGCCCATCCCAGTAACCACGGCCGGGATAGAAGATGCCGACAGCCGGGCCGGCGGGCACGACGACCACCGGCCGCCCGTTCGGACGGCAATAGCCGTAGGGGCCGCGATGAAAGCCGATACCGCATCCGTCGCGAGCCTCGGCTGGCGAGATGGCAACGAAACAGGCGACCGCGGCAAAAGCCAGCAAAATGATCTTTTTCATGATGTCCTCATTCGTCCTTGAAGAGCTTTAAGCTGTTATCCCTTCAGCGCTTAAACGGGGACGAGAGGCAAATCCGTCGCTGGATAGCGATGATTTTGTATCCGGATACGAAAGGCCGACATCAGCAGCGCCGAAGCAGGCAGGCAATACAGGAGAACTATATTCGCCCCGGGATCAGGATCGAATTTCAAAGGCTCGGGATGCGAGGCGAGCCTGCGATGGGCACGATTTTGCTGCAGGCACCGTTTTCTTGCCGATGATCGGCATACGGCGGATCAAAGCGCGCAGCACGGCCAGAATTGCCTTGTATTGCTCCCCAGGGCACAGGCGACCGCTGGTATCATAGGCAAACAAGAGACGCCGCCGTGCGAATGCATGCGCCAGCCACAGGGCAAAAGCGACGCCGACCCCCCAGCCCATCAGCGTGTCGCTTGCCCAATGCGCGCCGACCCATTGCCGCGACAGGCAGATCAGGACGCCGATAGGCATGAAGACAGGGCGAAGGCGAGGAAAGACGAGCGCCAGCGACATCGCCATGGCGCCGGCCGTTGCCGAATGTCCGGAGGGAAAGGAGGCGAAGTCGGCGTGGAAGGCGAAGGGTCGGAATGAGAAGGCGCCATTCGTATCCAGAAGTTCCGGCCTGGCGCGGCCGATAATGTTCTTGGCGAGCGAATCGACAATGCCGCCGCCGGCGACTGCCAGGAAGATGAAAGCGGCGGCGGTGGCGATGAGATCTGCCCCCGTTCGCATGGATTTCCGCAGCTTGTGTGCGGGCGCGAGGATTGCAAATATCAGCAGTGCACCACTGAATGAGAGTACCAAAAGCCCGGTGCCGAGGCTACTGATCCACTTCGCCGTCCCACGCAACTGCGAGGGAAACGACTTCATCCAGATGCCCAAGGGATAATCGGCCGTCCACATGACGAGCAATGACAAGGCGAGGAAGATGGCGATGATAACGATCGGGCGCTCGAGAAATGCGCGATTCGCAGGAGGTTTAATGGTCGGGGTGCGGAAAAAGCAGTGAAGGCCGCCAGCCATGCGCCTGCGACCGGTGTCGGCGGAACGCCCCAGCATTTCTTTTATGGCCTCTCGGCCTCGCTGCCATGCCTGCATAAAGCCGACTTTCCATTGCTGTCGCTACAGCCGCTCGTGGAGCTGGGCTCACCAATCGCCTTCCGCTCCGTTTTCCCTTGGAAAAAGCTGCTACAGCAACACGCTGACAGCCGCCTGAAAGGTCGCGATTGGCGGGTCAGATCTCGGTTGTTTGGATGACAAGCAACAATACCCGATATCTGCCAGTCGGCTTCGATTGTCGAAATGTGCAGTTATGGCTGAAGACAGGCGTCGCGTTGAAAAAAACTGTGCCGCCAACAAGGTAGCCGCTCAATCCCGCAATCTTGGACGAAAGCCGCCGGGAGGATTGCGTCAATGGCCTTTTTTAGCGACA contains these protein-coding regions:
- a CDS encoding DUF4166 domain-containing protein; the protein is MLAADTRAGEPHPLKKILVLGGYGGFGARLSRRLAGDGFEVLVAGRNLEAAKVLAARLPNAIALQADRNGDIAEILGKYQPFLLIDAAGPFQHSDDRVPRACIKAGVHYIDLADARDFAGAIGSLDGQAKTAGVTVISGASSVPALSGAVVADLVKDMEEVRSIEMSISASNRATAGASVASAILSYVGKPVRLWRGRRWQDSTGWHMLKRETYAVSGHRPLRRLVALADVPDHDLLVDGFAERPSVIFRAGPEFAFQTLALWLLSWPVAWGWLTSLRKISRFLLPLQGVTARLGTARSAFTIEVKGICQSTMRARRWILMAENGDGVEIPTLPAQLLARALRDGHLSPGARHAGGLLSLEDFRTLFRDLAISEERTEAPYTPLYQRVMGSAFAHLSDPVRAMHDVFGDGGAKGEAVVTRGHSPLARLVAKVFGFPAAGKHALHVSFEECDGVEQWTRDFSGQRFLSHLNEENGHLVERFGPFRFSFALPMRGNGLSMEMRHWSFLRIPLPLFLAPRSVALEWAEDDRFQFDVPIALPFIGLVVHYRGWLQPIE
- a CDS encoding thiol-disulfide oxidoreductase DCC family protein yields the protein MSKSTISDYQGPIIVFDAMCVLCTANAQFVLRHDHLGRFRLASMQNETGIDLYRRCGMDPADPDSLIIVDGTIVLRDSDAVLAIYAGLGWPWKAISVLRIVPRLLRNPIYHWLARNRYRIFGKRETCWLPTPEQASRIL
- a CDS encoding phosphatase PAP2 family protein, which gives rise to MLGRSADTGRRRMAGGLHCFFRTPTIKPPANRAFLERPIVIIAIFLALSLLVMWTADYPLGIWMKSFPSQLRGTAKWISSLGTGLLVLSFSGALLIFAILAPAHKLRKSMRTGADLIATAAAFIFLAVAGGGIVDSLAKNIIGRARPELLDTNGAFSFRPFAFHADFASFPSGHSATAGAMAMSLALVFPRLRPVFMPIGVLICLSRQWVGAHWASDTLMGWGVGVAFALWLAHAFARRRLLFAYDTSGRLCPGEQYKAILAVLRALIRRMPIIGKKTVPAAKSCPSQARLASRAFEIRS